In a genomic window of Feifania hominis:
- a CDS encoding M56 family metallopeptidase, giving the protein MTELFVRVLQYSLWGGVTAGVILLVKAAVAGRLSPRFHYLIWLVLLAKLLLPGGIESPISPFRLTAPLEQRVLYDAGQAAPSPTGGQQAVSPGEPVAVPPTTQTASPNPAATAAPAQRWTWRDTGAVLWLMGMAVYAAALAAGYGKTRRTLHAVPDDAHIHTLFEQAKQGKLRRVRLMATDCAGPFVFGFFRPVVAVPQVLLDEADDGALCAVLAHELTHIRRLDPPVRLLTLILQGIHWFNPVLWWAFWAMRRDCELACDDDVLRGQDEQTRAAYGRALLAVAGSGRGPRAGSMIAFSRGDLKARIRAIGSGRRFGVAAAGVGLAVVAILLILLLPQAAKNSEDGVEIGGGYRLILPQGYADECELTTGDGALVTVYHRESAAYGESVGAADKLGRLFTLERIARADWPQEKRRGRTGGFAAIGSDDEAIYVMTTPGDVVYSEQTRADYERLSLQNEWIADAFLQANGLTGYADWAAQGELSILLVPDGGTTDEGDTEVFQVGLLPDGTRTLIDEGGHMLYAQGFEAFELFETGIGVMRDGLWGLTDRTGRMLSDCAYTELTEERLGRMPVVFGTDGEGGRHALNRPGGADASPREKYYFYFAEHPSQLGPLVGDGGRSDAKGLTDDNLMAFAIMNLYDEGYEYNYEAGVEADVIDALLIKYFGHTASSYVTDYTEFVPGTDRIRATGWDFHGSYHMVLQRLTEQPDGSLSGMFDVYYVGEMPEPEELALLGENWAEAFLADDLSGLASFFHCRCEINFDELGEGDDFYLRYNSIDFVS; this is encoded by the coding sequence ATGACTGAGCTCTTTGTCCGGGTTCTCCAGTACTCGCTGTGGGGCGGCGTGACGGCGGGCGTCATCCTGCTGGTCAAGGCCGCCGTGGCAGGGCGGCTCTCACCGCGGTTCCACTATCTCATCTGGCTGGTTCTGCTGGCAAAGCTGCTTCTGCCGGGCGGCATCGAGAGCCCGATTTCCCCCTTTCGGCTGACCGCACCGCTGGAACAGCGCGTTCTCTATGACGCGGGTCAGGCGGCCCCCTCGCCGACAGGCGGGCAGCAGGCGGTCTCACCGGGCGAGCCGGTCGCGGTGCCGCCGACGACACAGACCGCCTCGCCGAACCCCGCTGCCACCGCTGCGCCGGCGCAGCGGTGGACCTGGCGGGACACGGGCGCCGTGCTGTGGCTGATGGGTATGGCGGTCTACGCGGCGGCTCTGGCCGCGGGCTACGGCAAAACCCGGCGCACACTCCATGCCGTACCGGACGACGCGCACATCCACACGCTCTTTGAGCAGGCGAAGCAGGGGAAGCTGCGCCGGGTCAGACTCATGGCGACCGACTGTGCAGGCCCCTTTGTATTTGGCTTTTTCCGGCCGGTGGTGGCCGTGCCGCAGGTGCTTTTGGATGAGGCGGATGACGGGGCGCTGTGCGCCGTGCTGGCCCATGAGCTGACGCACATCCGCCGGCTTGACCCGCCGGTGCGCCTGCTCACGCTGATTTTACAGGGCATCCACTGGTTCAATCCCGTGCTCTGGTGGGCCTTTTGGGCAATGCGGCGCGACTGCGAGCTGGCGTGCGACGACGATGTGCTGCGCGGGCAGGATGAGCAGACCCGCGCGGCGTACGGGCGGGCGCTTCTGGCGGTCGCAGGCAGCGGCCGCGGTCCGCGTGCGGGGAGCATGATTGCCTTTTCCAGAGGCGATCTCAAAGCCCGCATCCGGGCGATTGGCAGCGGCAGGCGCTTTGGCGTGGCCGCTGCGGGCGTGGGCCTTGCCGTGGTGGCGATCCTTTTGATTCTGCTGCTTCCGCAGGCGGCGAAGAACTCGGAGGACGGTGTTGAAATCGGCGGCGGCTACCGCCTCATTCTGCCGCAGGGGTATGCCGACGAGTGCGAGCTTACCACCGGCGACGGCGCGCTCGTGACAGTCTATCACCGCGAGAGCGCCGCATATGGCGAGAGTGTGGGTGCGGCGGACAAACTCGGCCGGCTCTTTACGCTCGAGAGAATTGCCCGCGCCGACTGGCCGCAGGAAAAACGGCGAGGACGGACCGGCGGCTTTGCGGCCATCGGCTCGGACGACGAGGCGATCTATGTGATGACGACGCCGGGCGACGTTGTGTACAGCGAGCAGACAAGAGCGGACTATGAGCGTCTGTCGCTTCAAAACGAGTGGATTGCAGATGCCTTTTTGCAGGCCAACGGTCTGACGGGCTACGCCGATTGGGCTGCACAGGGAGAGCTGTCCATTCTTCTCGTGCCGGACGGGGGAACCACCGACGAGGGAGACACAGAGGTCTTTCAGGTGGGGCTTCTGCCGGACGGCACACGCACGCTCATCGACGAGGGCGGCCACATGCTCTATGCACAGGGCTTCGAGGCGTTTGAGCTCTTTGAGACGGGAATCGGCGTGATGAGAGACGGCCTCTGGGGGCTGACGGACCGAACCGGACGCATGCTTTCGGACTGCGCGTACACCGAGCTCACCGAGGAGCGCCTTGGGAGGATGCCGGTGGTTTTCGGCACAGACGGCGAGGGCGGCCGGCATGCGCTCAACCGCCCGGGCGGTGCGGACGCATCGCCGAGGGAGAAGTACTACTTCTATTTTGCCGAGCACCCCTCCCAGCTCGGGCCGCTGGTGGGCGACGGGGGCCGGTCTGACGCCAAGGGGCTCACCGACGACAACCTGATGGCCTTTGCCATCATGAATCTCTATGATGAGGGGTATGAATACAACTATGAAGCGGGCGTCGAGGCCGATGTGATCGATGCGCTGCTCATCAAATATTTCGGGCATACGGCGTCGAGCTATGTGACAGACTACACCGAGTTTGTCCCGGGAACCGACCGCATTCGCGCGACCGGCTGGGATTTTCACGGCAGCTACCACATGGTTCTTCAGAGATTGACCGAGCAGCCCGACGGGAGCCTCAGCGGCATGTTCGATGTGTACTACGTGGGTGAAATGCCGGAGCCGGAGGAGCTTGCGCTACTCGGGGAGAACTGGGCCGAGGCCTTTCTCGCGGATGACCTTTCAGGGCTCGCGTCCTTTTTCCACTGCCGCTGTGAAATCAATTTTGACGAGCTCGGCGAGGGAGACGACTTCTATCTGAGATACAACAGCATTGATTTTGTAAGCTGA
- a CDS encoding BlaI/MecI/CopY family transcriptional regulator, with product MGAPKIQESELRVMNLLWEHAPRTAAELANQLAESVGWSRNTTYTVITKLVRKGIVERTDPGFVCRPLIGRDAVRIAETQSLVEKFFSGSRKLLFTQMIEQEEFTDRELEELRELIDRRREHD from the coding sequence ATGGGAGCACCGAAGATACAGGAGAGCGAGCTGCGGGTGATGAATCTGCTGTGGGAGCACGCGCCGCGCACCGCCGCGGAGCTTGCAAACCAGCTTGCCGAGAGCGTGGGATGGAGCCGCAACACCACCTACACGGTCATCACCAAGCTTGTCAGAAAGGGGATTGTCGAGCGCACAGACCCCGGCTTTGTCTGCCGGCCGCTCATCGGGCGCGACGCGGTTCGCATCGCCGAGACACAGAGCCTGGTGGAAAAGTTCTTTTCCGGTTCGAGAAAGCTGCTCTTCACGCAGATGATCGAGCAGGAGGAGTTTACCGACCGCGAGCTCGAGGAGCTTCGCGAGCTGATTGATCGGAGGCGGGAACATGACTGA
- a CDS encoding hydrolase codes for MGGVDMDATLTREQAYELLKKYNQEDFHLQHARTVAAVMRYFAVELGYGADADFWEIVGLLHDIDFEQYPDEHCKKAPELLAGLPDELIHAVVSHGYGLCSDVEPTHEMEKILFAVDELTGLIGAAALMRPSKSVQDMELKSLKKKFKDKKFAAGCSREVIAQGAERLGWELDRLLDETLGAMRAVEADIAAS; via the coding sequence ATGGGAGGAGTCGACATGGACGCAACGCTGACAAGGGAGCAGGCTTACGAGCTGCTCAAAAAATACAACCAGGAGGACTTTCATCTGCAGCATGCGCGCACGGTGGCCGCTGTGATGCGCTATTTTGCCGTTGAGCTCGGCTATGGCGCCGACGCCGATTTCTGGGAGATTGTGGGGCTTCTCCACGACATCGACTTTGAGCAGTACCCGGATGAGCACTGCAAAAAGGCGCCGGAGCTTCTGGCCGGTCTGCCCGATGAGCTCATCCATGCTGTGGTGAGCCATGGCTACGGACTGTGCAGCGACGTGGAGCCCACCCACGAGATGGAGAAGATTCTCTTCGCGGTGGACGAGCTGACCGGTCTCATCGGCGCGGCGGCGCTCATGCGCCCGTCAAAGAGCGTGCAGGATATGGAGCTCAAGTCGCTCAAAAAGAAATTCAAAGACAAAAAGTTCGCCGCCGGCTGCTCGCGCGAGGTGATCGCCCAGGGGGCCGAGCGCCTCGGCTGGGAGCTCGACCGTCTGCTCGATGAGACGCTCGGCGCCATGCGGGCCGTCGAGGCGGACATCGCGGCGTCATGA
- a CDS encoding MerR family transcriptional regulator — MKSVREVSQLAGVSVRTLHYYDEIGLLPPDEVTPAGYRLYGKRALSRLQQILFFRELRFPLREIKAILNDPSFDEDEALRRQRKLLLAQRRRLDGLIRLLDQRSKGVNKMSFQEFDLTEIERARAEYADEARRKWGATDAYRESERRTGGYTAEDWQRIQAEADEIWDALADEMGNPPDSPRVQALVRRFQAHVTEHYYPCTDEILAGLGEMYLADERFQKNLDRRAPGFAAFLSGAFRAAAGL, encoded by the coding sequence ATGAAGAGCGTGCGTGAAGTATCGCAGCTCGCCGGTGTGAGCGTACGCACACTGCACTACTACGACGAGATCGGTCTGCTGCCGCCTGACGAGGTGACCCCGGCCGGCTACCGGCTCTACGGCAAGAGAGCGCTCTCCCGCCTGCAGCAGATTCTGTTCTTCCGCGAGCTCCGCTTTCCCCTGCGGGAAATCAAGGCGATTTTAAACGATCCCTCCTTCGATGAAGACGAGGCCCTGCGCCGCCAGCGAAAGCTGCTGCTCGCCCAGCGGCGGCGCCTGGACGGGCTCATACGTCTTCTCGACCAGCGAAGCAAAGGAGTGAACAAGATGAGCTTTCAGGAATTTGACCTGACAGAGATTGAGCGCGCCCGGGCCGAATACGCCGACGAGGCGCGCAGAAAATGGGGCGCCACCGACGCCTACCGCGAGAGCGAACGCCGCACGGGAGGCTACACCGCTGAGGACTGGCAGCGCATTCAGGCCGAGGCCGACGAGATCTGGGACGCGCTCGCCGACGAGATGGGCAATCCCCCCGACTCGCCGCGTGTTCAGGCGCTGGTGCGCCGCTTTCAGGCCCACGTCACCGAACACTATTACCCCTGTACCGACGAGATCCTGGCGGGGCTCGGCGAGATGTATCTCGCCGACGAGCGCTTTCAAAAGAATCTCGACCGGCGCGCACCGGGCTTTGCCGCCTTTTTAAGCGGGGCCTTTCGCGCCGCAGCCGGCCTCTGA
- a CDS encoding helix-turn-helix domain-containing protein, producing MGIDYGAIGQRVQRRRKALGKTQDYLAEALMVSVGYISQIERGVTRVNLETLAKIAQVLGCEITDLLSGVSTPRESYMLGELENLVRRMSPGQRRMLAQIADILLTEEEKMKK from the coding sequence ATGGGAATTGATTATGGCGCGATTGGGCAGCGCGTACAGAGGCGGCGCAAGGCGCTGGGCAAAACGCAGGATTATCTGGCAGAGGCGCTTATGGTTTCGGTGGGCTACATCAGCCAGATTGAGCGGGGTGTCACGCGGGTCAATCTTGAGACACTCGCAAAGATCGCGCAGGTTCTCGGCTGTGAGATTACCGATCTGCTCAGCGGGGTCAGCACACCGCGCGAGAGCTACATGCTCGGCGAGCTGGAGAATCTTGTGCGTAGAATGTCGCCCGGCCAGAGGCGAATGCTCGCGCAGATTGCGGACATTCTGCTCACGGAGGAAGAGAAGATGAAAAAATAG
- a CDS encoding LTA synthase family protein, whose protein sequence is MDFIKNLFVTRRGRVYPWVGFAVSFIYMELLFRFLAVGQWGFGVVRSLFFALFAGVLMGLLCSLFGRIANFVLSAITLFVAGFFFSAQLVYHDIFKTYFTFYSVRTGTGQVMGFFNEMMAGIWHNLLGIVLFMVPFIWLLIFGRHVMTFRRIDLRRGIVTGAAAVLIECAAILLLLPGGKEMYSAFDLYFHTDSIDQSMAELGLGATMRVNLHRTIFPPEATIPIYEPEDDPGGSDEPDPSLPTEPVVYEPNVMEIDFDSLIANGTDETLKKMDEYFSQVEPTLQNEYTGMFKGYNLIMLTAEGFSSYAVDEELTPTLYKLTHEGFQFNNFYNPIWGVSTSDGEYVACTGLLPKGGVWSFYRSGSNAMPFGLGNQFHKLDYSTRAYHNHTWKYYKRHISHPNMGYDYKAVGNGLNVKRTWPESDLEMMQVTIPEYIDDQPFHTYYMTVSGHLQYTFVGNAMSAKNRALVEHLDMSDPCKAYLAANIELDRALEYLIEQLEAKGIADKTVIVLSADHYPYGLEKEFIDEFAGHEVDETFELYKSSLIIWTKGLPHVEVDRVCSSLDILPTVSNLFGLDYDSRLLMGRDIFSTSSPLVIFNSNSFITDRVKYNAKTKTAESLDGTEVDEEYLSQMKKIVKNKFSMSANILDQNYYAHVLPVPEPVEQTGVPES, encoded by the coding sequence TTGGATTTTATCAAAAATCTGTTTGTGACAAGGCGCGGCCGGGTCTACCCGTGGGTGGGCTTTGCCGTCTCCTTTATCTATATGGAATTGCTGTTTCGCTTTCTCGCGGTGGGCCAGTGGGGTTTTGGCGTGGTGCGCTCGCTCTTCTTTGCGCTCTTTGCGGGGGTGCTGATGGGGCTTCTGTGCAGCCTGTTCGGCCGGATTGCGAACTTTGTGCTCTCGGCGATCACCCTGTTTGTCGCGGGCTTTTTCTTCTCGGCGCAGCTCGTCTACCACGACATTTTCAAGACCTACTTCACCTTTTACTCCGTGCGTACCGGCACCGGTCAGGTCATGGGCTTTTTCAACGAGATGATGGCCGGTATCTGGCACAATCTGCTCGGCATCGTCCTCTTTATGGTACCGTTTATCTGGCTTCTGATTTTCGGCCGTCACGTCATGACGTTCCGGCGCATTGATCTGCGCCGCGGAATTGTGACGGGTGCTGCGGCGGTTCTCATAGAGTGCGCTGCCATTTTGCTTCTTCTGCCGGGCGGCAAGGAGATGTACTCCGCCTTTGATCTTTATTTTCACACCGACTCGATCGACCAGTCGATGGCGGAACTGGGCCTCGGTGCGACCATGCGCGTCAATCTGCACCGCACGATCTTTCCACCGGAAGCGACCATCCCCATCTACGAACCGGAGGATGATCCCGGCGGCAGTGACGAGCCCGATCCCTCGCTCCCGACGGAGCCGGTTGTCTATGAGCCGAATGTCATGGAAATCGACTTTGACAGCCTGATTGCAAACGGCACGGACGAGACGCTCAAGAAGATGGATGAGTACTTCTCTCAGGTGGAGCCCACGCTTCAAAATGAGTACACGGGCATGTTCAAGGGCTACAATCTGATCATGCTCACGGCAGAGGGCTTCTCCTCCTATGCGGTGGATGAGGAACTCACGCCGACTCTCTACAAACTCACCCACGAGGGCTTTCAGTTCAACAATTTCTACAACCCCATCTGGGGTGTCAGCACGTCGGACGGCGAGTATGTCGCCTGTACCGGGCTCCTGCCGAAGGGCGGAGTGTGGAGCTTTTACCGCTCGGGCAGCAATGCCATGCCGTTCGGGCTTGGCAACCAGTTTCACAAGCTCGACTACTCGACGCGCGCCTATCACAACCACACCTGGAAGTACTACAAGCGTCACATCTCCCACCCCAATATGGGCTATGACTACAAGGCGGTTGGAAACGGTCTGAATGTCAAACGCACATGGCCGGAATCCGACCTGGAGATGATGCAGGTCACCATTCCCGAGTACATTGACGATCAGCCGTTCCACACCTATTACATGACGGTCAGCGGCCATCTGCAGTACACTTTTGTCGGAAACGCCATGTCGGCGAAGAACAGGGCGCTCGTGGAGCACCTTGACATGTCCGACCCCTGTAAGGCCTATCTGGCGGCAAACATTGAGCTCGACCGGGCGCTCGAGTATCTCATCGAACAGCTTGAGGCAAAGGGCATCGCAGACAAGACTGTCATTGTGCTCTCTGCCGACCACTATCCCTATGGCCTGGAAAAGGAGTTTATCGACGAATTTGCCGGCCACGAAGTCGACGAGACGTTTGAACTCTACAAGAGCAGCCTCATCATCTGGACAAAGGGGCTGCCCCATGTCGAAGTCGACCGGGTCTGCTCGAGCCTTGATATTCTGCCGACGGTATCCAATCTCTTCGGTCTCGACTACGACTCGAGGCTTCTGATGGGGCGGGACATCTTCTCGACCTCCTCGCCGCTGGTCATCTTCAACTCCAACAGCTTCATCACCGACCGCGTCAAGTACAACGCGAAGACCAAGACCGCCGAGAGCCTCGACGGAACCGAGGTCGACGAGGAGTATCTCAGCCAGATGAAGAAGATTGTCAAAAACAAGTTCAGCATGTCCGCCAACATCCTCGATCAGAACTACTACGCGCATGTGCTTCCCGTCCCCGAGCCGGTGGAACAGACCGGTGTGCCGGAATCCTGA
- the cls gene encoding cardiolipin synthase, with translation MVNCCYSSGGETVKRIWSYLTHRVVIVSLLIALQAAVLLIMTLVFQAYFVPFYFIMVALSLLVVLYIIGSRSDPAYKIAWIIPILALPVFGGLLYLIFGGRKLSRRGQRRMRPVARRFEAAVSPGCVLSELAVSDPSAAAQARYLLNAAHCPPYRNTECEYFPLGDDAYPKMLEAIESAERFIFLEYFIIEEGRMWNSILELLVKKAGEGVDVRLIYDDFGCIMTLPADYRQMLEKRGIHCRVFNPFRPILSSSFNNRDHRKILVVDGNTAFTGGINLADEYINARVKHGHWKDTALSVRGDAAWSFTVMFLSMWDYLTGEDEDYERFRPTLPPSAVAAGVVQPYCDTPLDYEPVSETAYLNLINRAERYVYINTPYLIVSSQMMTALCAAAKSGVDVRITTPHIPDKKLVFTLTRAHYEELLEAGVKIYEYTPGFLHAKSFVSDDRHAVVGTINLDYRSLNLHFECAALLYETPCIADIKRDYLSTLELCEPITLAQCRGVPFYTRLLRAVLRLFAPLM, from the coding sequence ATGGTAAACTGTTGTTATTCGTCTGGGGGTGAAACCGTGAAGAGAATCTGGTCCTATCTGACCCACCGCGTGGTGATCGTCAGTCTTCTCATCGCGCTGCAGGCGGCGGTTCTTCTCATCATGACGCTGGTCTTTCAGGCCTACTTTGTCCCGTTTTACTTCATTATGGTCGCTCTGAGCCTGCTTGTGGTGCTCTACATCATTGGAAGCCGCTCGGATCCCGCCTACAAAATCGCCTGGATCATCCCCATTTTGGCGCTGCCCGTATTTGGCGGTCTGCTCTACCTCATCTTCGGCGGACGCAAGCTCTCGCGCCGCGGGCAGCGGCGCATGCGCCCGGTTGCCCGGCGATTCGAGGCCGCCGTCTCGCCCGGCTGTGTGCTCAGCGAACTCGCCGTATCCGACCCCTCAGCCGCGGCGCAGGCACGCTATCTTCTAAACGCTGCGCACTGTCCCCCCTATCGGAACACCGAGTGCGAATACTTCCCCCTCGGCGACGACGCCTATCCGAAGATGCTCGAGGCCATCGAGAGCGCCGAGCGGTTCATCTTTCTGGAGTACTTCATCATCGAAGAGGGACGCATGTGGAACAGCATCCTCGAGCTGCTCGTCAAAAAGGCCGGCGAGGGGGTTGATGTGCGCCTGATCTACGACGATTTCGGCTGCATCATGACGCTGCCCGCAGACTACCGGCAGATGCTTGAAAAAAGGGGCATTCACTGCCGGGTGTTCAACCCCTTTCGGCCCATTCTCTCCTCGAGCTTCAACAACCGCGACCACCGCAAGATTCTGGTCGTCGACGGCAACACTGCATTCACCGGCGGCATCAATCTCGCCGATGAGTACATCAACGCCCGCGTCAAGCACGGCCACTGGAAAGACACGGCTCTCTCGGTGCGCGGGGACGCTGCATGGAGCTTTACGGTGATGTTTCTCTCCATGTGGGACTATCTCACCGGAGAGGACGAGGACTACGAGCGCTTTCGGCCCACGCTGCCGCCCTCTGCGGTCGCGGCGGGTGTGGTGCAGCCGTACTGCGACACCCCTCTCGACTATGAGCCGGTGAGTGAGACCGCCTACTTAAATCTCATCAACCGCGCCGAGCGGTATGTGTACATCAACACGCCCTATCTCATCGTCAGCAGCCAGATGATGACGGCGCTGTGTGCGGCGGCAAAATCGGGAGTCGATGTGCGCATCACAACCCCACATATCCCCGATAAGAAGCTGGTCTTCACTCTGACGCGGGCGCACTACGAAGAGCTTTTGGAGGCGGGGGTCAAAATTTACGAGTACACCCCGGGCTTTCTGCATGCCAAGAGCTTTGTCAGCGACGACCGCCACGCAGTCGTCGGCACCATCAATCTCGACTACCGCAGCCTCAATCTGCACTTTGAGTGTGCGGCGCTGCTCTATGAGACACCCTGTATCGCCGACATCAAGCGCGACTATCTGTCGACGCTCGAGCTGTGCGAGCCCATCACACTGGCCCAGTGCCGCGGCGTGCCCTTTTATACCAGGCTGCTGCGTGCGGTTCTGCGGCTGTTTGCTCCACTGATGTGA
- a CDS encoding gamma-glutamyltransferase family protein, which yields MFPSHDPLKFRYSSRRQVTYARRGMVCTSQPLAAAAGLDILKQGGNAIDAAIATAACMPVLEPTSNGLGSDSFALVWTGGRLYGLNASGNAPALLSAQALREAGHTSMPRFGWGAVTVPGAVSAWASLSERFGRLPFESLLAPAISYAEEGYPVSPITAHLWGRTFRDFSEKLTDDAYREWFRVFAPGGHAPQPGEIWRSPDHAATLRELAATRCESFYRGALAERIDAFSRSTGGYLRAEDLAAYHNEWVDPISTNYRGYDVWEIPPNGHGIVALMALNILEGFTFRGRDDTETFHRQLEAMKLAFADGQRYVTDPRDMRVTAGQLLSKEYAAKRRQLIGDSARAPEAGDPASGGTIYLCTADAEGNMVSYIQSNYVGFGSGLVVPGTGIALHNRGYNFSLDETSDNCVAPGKKPYHTIIPGFLSRDGKPVGPFGVMGGFMQPQGHVQMVMNTVDFGMNPQEALDAPRWQWVGGMDIEVERDFPAAQTEELVRKGHHMRVPTDSYAFGRGQIIWRGEDGVLMGATEPRADGAVAAW from the coding sequence ATGTTTCCCTCTCACGACCCTCTCAAATTCCGCTATTCCTCCCGCCGGCAGGTGACCTATGCCCGACGCGGCATGGTCTGCACCTCGCAGCCGCTGGCTGCGGCCGCGGGGCTCGACATCCTCAAGCAGGGCGGCAACGCCATTGATGCCGCCATTGCCACGGCCGCCTGTATGCCGGTTCTCGAGCCCACCTCAAACGGTCTCGGCAGCGACAGCTTCGCCCTCGTCTGGACGGGCGGGCGGCTCTACGGCCTCAACGCAAGCGGCAACGCGCCGGCGCTGCTCTCGGCGCAGGCTCTCCGCGAGGCCGGCCACACATCCATGCCCCGCTTCGGCTGGGGTGCGGTCACCGTCCCGGGCGCCGTCTCCGCCTGGGCGTCGCTCAGCGAGCGCTTCGGCCGGTTGCCTTTCGAGTCCCTGCTCGCGCCCGCCATCTCCTATGCCGAGGAGGGATATCCGGTCTCCCCGATCACCGCGCATCTGTGGGGCAGAACTTTCCGTGACTTTTCCGAAAAGCTTACAGACGACGCCTACCGCGAGTGGTTTCGCGTCTTCGCTCCCGGCGGGCATGCGCCTCAGCCGGGTGAGATCTGGCGCTCACCCGACCATGCGGCAACGCTGCGCGAGCTTGCCGCCACCCGCTGTGAGAGCTTCTACCGTGGGGCGCTTGCCGAGCGCATCGACGCTTTCTCCCGCAGCACCGGCGGCTACCTGCGCGCCGAAGACCTCGCGGCGTACCACAACGAGTGGGTTGACCCCATTTCGACAAACTACCGGGGCTACGATGTCTGGGAGATTCCGCCGAACGGCCACGGCATCGTGGCGCTCATGGCGCTCAACATCCTCGAGGGCTTTACGTTCAGGGGACGCGATGACACTGAGACATTCCACCGCCAGCTTGAGGCCATGAAGCTCGCTTTCGCCGACGGGCAGCGCTATGTCACAGACCCGCGTGACATGCGGGTGACCGCAGGGCAGCTTCTCTCCAAGGAATACGCGGCAAAGCGCCGCCAGCTCATCGGCGACAGCGCCCGCGCACCTGAGGCGGGCGACCCCGCAAGCGGAGGCACGATCTATCTGTGCACCGCCGACGCCGAGGGCAACATGGTCAGTTACATCCAGTCAAACTATGTCGGCTTCGGCTCGGGACTCGTCGTGCCCGGCACCGGCATTGCCCTGCACAACCGCGGCTACAACTTCTCACTTGACGAGACGAGCGACAACTGTGTCGCGCCGGGCAAAAAGCCCTACCACACCATCATCCCCGGTTTTCTCAGCCGGGATGGGAAACCGGTCGGCCCGTTCGGCGTCATGGGCGGTTTCATGCAGCCGCAGGGCCACGTGCAGATGGTCATGAACACCGTGGACTTTGGGATGAACCCGCAGGAGGCTCTCGACGCTCCGCGCTGGCAGTGGGTCGGCGGCATGGACATCGAAGTTGAGCGCGACTTTCCCGCCGCTCAAACCGAGGAGCTGGTGCGAAAGGGCCACCACATGCGCGTGCCAACCGACAGCTATGCCTTCGGCCGCGGCCAGATCATCTGGCGCGGCGAGGACGGCGTGCTCATGGGCGCGACCGAGCCGCGCGCTGACGGCGCCGTCGCGGCCTGGTAA
- a CDS encoding DUF4349 domain-containing protein, producing the protein MKNRNSVRLLALAAVFVLVTALFAGCSAKASDYYTGETTSPGAPMENGFDMDVGAQPDPEFSGDGALVTPTEFDPSQKLIYRGYLQVESLRFDEAVAAAKALLAELGGFVESSSTSSDVYYPSDSDTAVPQNRYASFVYRVPQARFEEFMNSAGRIGNVVTSSSSAENITTQYLDTEARLKSLELQRDNLLAMMQKADRVEDMITIETRLSEVIYEIESYTSQLTNWQNQVDYSYVELNIREVVRYSDRQSVTLSFGQRISNALRRSWNNFVDFLQDGVISLIGIFPFLVLLAVAAVVVVVIVKLSLRRRKTPKPPVEPPQEQKDTSEQ; encoded by the coding sequence TTGAAAAACAGAAATTCGGTTCGACTGCTTGCACTCGCGGCGGTATTCGTCCTTGTCACGGCGCTGTTTGCAGGCTGTTCGGCAAAGGCCAGCGACTACTATACCGGTGAGACCACCAGTCCCGGCGCCCCGATGGAAAATGGCTTCGACATGGACGTCGGCGCACAGCCGGACCCGGAGTTTTCCGGCGACGGAGCGCTTGTGACGCCAACGGAGTTCGACCCGTCGCAGAAGCTGATTTACCGCGGCTACCTGCAAGTTGAGAGCCTGCGCTTTGACGAGGCGGTCGCTGCGGCAAAGGCTCTGCTCGCTGAGCTCGGCGGCTTTGTCGAGAGCTCGAGCACGTCGTCGGACGTCTACTATCCGTCTGACTCGGATACGGCGGTGCCCCAGAACCGCTATGCGAGCTTTGTCTACCGCGTACCGCAGGCCCGCTTTGAGGAATTCATGAATTCTGCGGGCCGCATTGGAAACGTGGTAACAAGCAGCTCGTCCGCCGAGAATATCACGACTCAGTATCTCGATACCGAAGCGCGGCTCAAATCTCTCGAGCTCCAGCGGGACAATCTGCTCGCCATGATGCAGAAAGCCGACCGCGTCGAGGATATGATCACCATCGAGACACGCCTGTCTGAGGTCATCTACGAAATCGAGAGCTACACCTCACAGCTGACAAATTGGCAAAACCAGGTTGACTACAGCTATGTTGAGCTCAACATCCGCGAGGTGGTGCGCTACTCCGACCGCCAGAGTGTGACGCTGTCTTTCGGGCAGCGGATCTCCAATGCTCTGCGCCGCTCGTGGAACAACTTTGTGGACTTTTTGCAGGACGGCGTGATCAGCCTGATCGGCATCTTCCCGTTCTTGGTGCTGCTTGCCGTGGCGGCTGTTGTGGTCGTTGTGATTGTCAAGCTCTCACTGCGGCGCAGAAAGACCCCGAAGCCTCCGGTGGAGCCTCCGCAGGAGCAAAAGGACACCTCGGAGCAGTAG